In Modestobacter versicolor, a single genomic region encodes these proteins:
- a CDS encoding M1 family metallopeptidase: MRLPRVATAVALALTIPLLATTTASAAPGAAGGGDPYFPLAGNGGYDVQHYDLGLKYDPATGRLDGTAVISLTATTTLTTLNLDLRGLTAKYVLVGTTPARFSQQGVDPVTGRGGELVVRPAKALAPGKKYRVTVVYTGVPGQPTDIEGAPYGFVSFPDGALVANEPEGASTWYPVNDVPTDKATYDFAIVVPEGKTAIANGELLGTPFTRYGWTTFVWRAKDPMASYLTTASIGDYVASTQTGPRGLPILNFVETGLTPDRLATTQASLALQPEMIAFFEGVYGPYPFTSFGAIVDDDSVGYALETQTRPVYSQVASESTVAHELAHQWVGNSVTPEQWRDIWLNEGFATYSQWLWSESRGQGTVQEQFDAVHAIPADDEFWATPPGDPGAETLFADATYDRGAAALQALRVEIGDADFFALLEAWATTNRNGNVTTADLVALAEQVSGQQLDDFFQVWIYTPEKPTSW, translated from the coding sequence ATGAGACTGCCCCGGGTCGCGACCGCGGTCGCGCTGGCGTTGACCATCCCGCTGCTGGCCACCACCACGGCGTCCGCCGCACCCGGCGCCGCGGGCGGCGGCGACCCGTACTTCCCGCTGGCCGGCAACGGCGGCTACGACGTGCAGCACTACGACCTGGGCCTGAAGTACGACCCGGCCACCGGGCGGCTCGACGGCACCGCGGTGATCTCGCTGACCGCGACGACCACCCTGACCACCCTCAACCTGGACCTGCGCGGGCTCACCGCGAAGTACGTGCTGGTCGGCACCACGCCGGCGAGGTTCTCCCAGCAGGGCGTCGACCCGGTGACCGGCCGCGGCGGCGAGCTCGTCGTCCGGCCCGCGAAGGCGCTCGCGCCGGGCAAGAAGTACCGGGTCACCGTCGTCTACACCGGGGTGCCCGGGCAGCCGACCGACATCGAGGGCGCGCCCTACGGGTTCGTCAGCTTCCCCGACGGGGCGCTGGTCGCCAACGAGCCCGAGGGCGCCTCCACCTGGTACCCGGTCAACGACGTCCCGACCGACAAGGCCACCTACGACTTCGCGATCGTGGTGCCGGAGGGCAAGACCGCGATCGCCAACGGCGAGCTGCTCGGCACGCCGTTCACCCGGTACGGCTGGACCACCTTCGTCTGGCGCGCGAAGGACCCGATGGCCAGCTACCTGACCACGGCGTCGATCGGCGACTACGTGGCCAGCACCCAGACCGGCCCGCGGGGGCTGCCGATCCTGAACTTCGTCGAGACCGGGCTGACCCCCGATCGGCTGGCCACCACCCAGGCCAGCCTGGCGCTGCAGCCGGAGATGATCGCGTTCTTCGAGGGCGTCTACGGCCCGTACCCGTTCACCTCCTTCGGCGCGATCGTCGACGACGACAGCGTCGGCTACGCGCTGGAGACCCAGACCCGGCCGGTCTACTCGCAGGTCGCGTCGGAGAGCACGGTGGCGCACGAGCTGGCCCACCAGTGGGTCGGCAACAGCGTCACGCCCGAGCAGTGGCGCGACATCTGGCTGAACGAGGGCTTCGCCACCTACTCGCAGTGGCTGTGGTCGGAGTCCCGCGGCCAGGGCACGGTGCAGGAGCAGTTCGACGCCGTCCACGCGATCCCGGCGGACGACGAGTTCTGGGCCACCCCGCCCGGCGACCCGGGCGCGGAGACGCTCTTCGCCGACGCCACCTACGACCGCGGCGCAGCGGCCCTGCAGGCGCTGCGGGTGGAGATCGGTGACGCCGACTTCTTCGCCCTCCTCGAGGCCTGGGCGACGACGAACCGCAACGGCAACGTCACCACCGCCGACCTGGTCGCCCTCGCCGAGCAGGTCAGCGGGCAGCAGCTGGACGACTTCTTCCAGGTCTGGATCTACACCCCGGAGAAGCCGACCAGCTGGTGA
- a CDS encoding response regulator yields MRVVVVEDSALLRDGLTRILEAHGCTVVAALDDAVRFGETVEQHQPDIVVLDVRLPPTHTTEGLVAAVELRRQRPAFPVLVLSQYVEQLYARELMQSGEGAVGYLLKDRVADVRSFLDAVRQVAAGGTVLDPQVVSAVLASTSRRAATDVLTPREKEVLQLMAEGRSNAGIAAALVVTEKAVGKHINNIFSKLGLPMDAVDNRRVLAVLRWLQSRD; encoded by the coding sequence GTGCGCGTTGTCGTCGTCGAGGACTCCGCCCTCCTCCGGGACGGCCTGACCCGGATCCTCGAGGCCCACGGCTGCACGGTCGTCGCCGCGCTGGACGACGCGGTGCGGTTCGGGGAGACCGTCGAGCAGCACCAGCCGGACATCGTCGTGCTCGACGTCCGGCTGCCCCCGACGCACACCACCGAGGGGCTGGTCGCCGCCGTCGAGCTGCGGCGGCAGCGCCCGGCGTTCCCGGTGCTCGTGCTCAGCCAGTACGTCGAGCAGCTGTACGCCCGCGAGCTCATGCAGTCCGGGGAGGGCGCGGTCGGCTACCTGCTCAAGGACCGGGTCGCCGACGTCCGCTCGTTCCTCGACGCCGTCCGGCAGGTGGCCGCCGGCGGCACCGTGCTCGACCCGCAGGTCGTCTCCGCCGTGCTCGCCTCCACCTCCCGGCGGGCCGCCACCGACGTGCTCACCCCGCGGGAGAAGGAGGTGCTGCAGCTGATGGCGGAGGGGCGGTCCAACGCCGGCATCGCCGCCGCGCTGGTGGTCACCGAGAAGGCGGTCGGGAAGCACATCAACAACATCTTCAGCAAGCTCGGGCTGCCGATGGACGCCGTCGACAACCGACGGGTGCTCGCCGTCCTGAGGTGGTTGCAGAGCCGCGACTGA
- a CDS encoding sensor histidine kinase, which produces MSAVPFPGVLPVDRAGFRRRLALTATALASGLAAVVSLVCFVVLTVALALLPVVAGGVALLGLVPLAARLTGLHRRLTGRLLQADLTASYDRAREADPVRRLGRWARDNTRWRDFSYLAFDGTGGLVMSGIVVVLAGAPFFYLTAPLTLGDPIWWWLLPVAGLAAGLWWLLTPILLRARFTAGAAVLGWSPVAALEQEVSRVAASRAETVDSAAAELRRIERDLHDGVQARIASLGMNLGLAEVLMREDPAAAEELVTEARRATTSVLEDLRTVVRGMHPPVLADRGLDGAVQALALDVAVPVTVATALPGRAPAPVESAVYFAVAEALANVVKHSGATRAWVQLAHRDGVLTALVGDDGQGGADPGRGTGLAGITRRLGAFDGTLQLVSPAGGPTTLRMEVPCALSSSRTPPSSGTA; this is translated from the coding sequence GTGAGCGCGGTGCCCTTCCCCGGCGTGCTGCCGGTGGACCGTGCCGGGTTCCGCCGGCGGCTCGCGCTGACCGCCACCGCGCTGGCCTCGGGGCTGGCCGCCGTCGTCTCGCTGGTCTGCTTCGTCGTGCTCACCGTGGCGCTCGCGCTGCTGCCGGTGGTGGCCGGGGGAGTGGCGCTGCTCGGGCTGGTGCCGCTGGCCGCGCGGCTGACCGGGCTGCACCGGCGGCTCACCGGCCGGCTGCTGCAGGCCGACCTCACCGCCAGCTACGACCGGGCGCGGGAGGCCGACCCGGTGCGGCGGCTGGGCCGGTGGGCGCGGGACAACACCCGCTGGCGCGACTTCTCCTACCTGGCCTTCGACGGCACCGGTGGGCTGGTGATGTCCGGGATCGTCGTCGTGCTGGCCGGGGCGCCGTTCTTCTACCTGACCGCACCGCTGACCCTGGGCGACCCCATCTGGTGGTGGCTGCTGCCGGTGGCCGGGCTCGCCGCCGGGCTGTGGTGGCTGCTCACCCCGATCCTGCTGCGCGCCCGGTTCACCGCGGGTGCGGCTGTCCTGGGCTGGTCACCGGTCGCGGCGCTGGAGCAGGAGGTCAGCCGGGTGGCCGCCTCGCGGGCCGAGACGGTCGACTCCGCGGCCGCCGAGCTGCGCCGGATCGAGCGCGACCTGCACGACGGTGTCCAGGCCCGGATCGCCTCGCTCGGCATGAACCTCGGGCTGGCCGAGGTGCTGATGCGCGAGGACCCGGCCGCCGCCGAGGAGCTGGTCACCGAGGCCCGCCGGGCGACCACGTCGGTGCTCGAGGACCTGCGCACCGTCGTCCGCGGGATGCACCCGCCGGTGCTCGCCGACCGCGGGCTGGACGGCGCGGTGCAGGCGCTCGCCCTGGACGTCGCCGTGCCGGTCACCGTCGCCACCGCGCTGCCCGGCCGGGCACCCGCGCCGGTGGAGAGCGCGGTCTACTTCGCCGTCGCCGAGGCGCTGGCCAACGTGGTCAAGCACAGCGGCGCCACCCGCGCCTGGGTGCAGCTGGCCCACCGCGACGGCGTGCTCACCGCGCTCGTCGGGGACGACGGGCAGGGCGGCGCCGACCCCGGCCGCGGCACCGGGCTGGCCGGCATCACCCGCCGGCTCGGTGCCTTCGACGGCACCCTGCAGCTCGTCAGCCCGGCCGGTGGGCCGACGACCCTGCGGATGGAGGTGCCGTGCGCGTTGTCGTCGTCGAGGACTCCGCCCTCCTCCGGGACGGCCTGA
- a CDS encoding FtsX-like permease family protein, whose protein sequence is MTALAWRSLRTRPAAFLATALSVLLGTAVLLAFLTLLETGLADDVSAIDRETLVTMAGVVGGWAVVIVVFSVASMLGLGVRRRAEEFALLRTLGSTRAQVRRLVLGEAVALAVLATAAGVVPGWLLGRGVLALVREAGMVAPDVGHRIGALSLGSALGAMLLSAVLAGLLAARAATRGSAQDGLTASRGRRGRMGRWRIAGGLVLLAAGANYSVLALVVADPDQPYEVMSMAGPASVFWSVGLAVFAPVLLRVTAAVVAPVARRLSSGAPVHLALAHARRRSHDLGGVLSPVLVLVGAGTGTLYLMQIENLTATRPDDVEADAIELLNYLVVGMITVFAAIMVVNGTVAAIADRRREFAQQRLAGATRSELTATVSIEALVLLVAALVFGGLASLGTVVPFSVAKTDGWLSGSGPGWFLGVAAVALVVTVGTAALGTRRATAGPALRPQLG, encoded by the coding sequence GTGACCGCGCTGGCCTGGCGGTCGCTGCGCACCCGGCCGGCCGCCTTCCTCGCCACCGCGCTCTCGGTGCTGCTCGGCACCGCGGTGCTGCTGGCCTTCCTCACCCTGCTGGAGACCGGCCTGGCCGACGACGTCTCCGCCATCGACCGGGAGACGCTGGTGACCATGGCCGGCGTCGTCGGCGGCTGGGCCGTGGTGATCGTCGTCTTCTCCGTCGCCTCGATGCTCGGCCTGGGCGTGCGCCGGCGGGCCGAGGAGTTCGCGCTGCTCCGCACGCTGGGCAGCACCCGCGCGCAGGTGCGCCGGCTGGTGCTCGGCGAGGCGGTCGCGCTGGCCGTGCTGGCCACCGCCGCCGGCGTCGTGCCCGGCTGGCTGCTCGGCCGCGGCGTGCTGGCGCTGGTCCGCGAGGCCGGGATGGTCGCCCCGGACGTCGGCCACCGGATCGGCGCGCTGTCGCTGGGCTCGGCGCTGGGCGCGATGCTGCTGTCCGCCGTGCTCGCCGGGCTGCTCGCCGCCCGGGCCGCCACCCGCGGCTCCGCCCAGGACGGGCTCACCGCCAGCCGGGGCAGGCGCGGTCGGATGGGCCGGTGGCGGATCGCCGGCGGGCTGGTGCTGCTCGCCGCCGGCGCGAACTACTCGGTGCTGGCGCTGGTCGTCGCCGACCCGGACCAGCCCTACGAGGTGATGAGCATGGCCGGCCCCGCGTCGGTGTTCTGGTCGGTCGGGCTCGCGGTGTTCGCCCCGGTGCTGCTGCGGGTGACCGCCGCCGTGGTCGCGCCGGTGGCCCGCCGCCTCTCCTCCGGCGCCCCGGTGCACCTGGCGCTGGCGCACGCCCGGCGGCGGTCGCACGACCTCGGCGGGGTGCTGTCGCCGGTGCTCGTCCTGGTCGGGGCGGGCACCGGGACGCTCTACCTGATGCAGATCGAGAACCTGACCGCCACCCGCCCGGACGACGTCGAGGCCGACGCCATCGAGCTGCTCAACTACCTGGTCGTCGGCATGATCACCGTCTTCGCCGCGATCATGGTGGTCAACGGCACGGTCGCCGCGATCGCCGACCGGCGCCGCGAGTTCGCCCAGCAGCGGCTGGCCGGCGCGACCCGGTCCGAGCTCACCGCGACCGTGTCCATCGAGGCGCTGGTGCTCCTGGTCGCGGCGCTGGTGTTCGGCGGGCTCGCCTCGCTCGGCACGGTGGTGCCGTTCAGCGTCGCCAAGACGGACGGCTGGCTGTCCGGCTCCGGCCCGGGCTGGTTCCTCGGGGTCGCGGCGGTGGCGCTGGTGGTCACGGTGGGGACGGCGGCGCTCGGCACCCGCCGCGCCACCGCGGGCCCGGCGCTGCGTCCGCAGCTGGGGTGA
- a CDS encoding ABC transporter ATP-binding protein: protein MTDSAHPGSALELEGVTRVYGSTGTEVRALDGVTLRLPPGSFTAVMGPSGSGKSTLLNCAAGLDRPTEGSVTVQGRSLAGLSDDQLTRFRRAHLGFVFQAFNLLPYLTAYQNVELPLRLAGRRVDRRAVVEALAEVSIDGRAHHLPAELSGGQQQRVAVARAMVARPAVLFADEPTGALDSVAARAVLDLLRQAADRRGQTIVMVTHDPVAAARADSVVFLADGRLVGTMAAPTADAVAGQLAHLGELTAVSR from the coding sequence ATGACCGACTCCGCACACCCCGGCAGCGCCCTGGAGCTCGAGGGGGTGACCCGGGTCTACGGCTCCACCGGCACGGAGGTGCGCGCGCTCGACGGCGTCACCCTCCGGCTGCCGCCCGGCAGCTTCACCGCGGTGATGGGCCCGTCGGGCTCGGGGAAGTCGACGCTGCTCAACTGCGCCGCCGGCCTCGACCGCCCGACCGAGGGCTCGGTGACCGTGCAGGGCCGCTCGCTCGCCGGCCTGAGCGACGACCAGCTCACCCGCTTCCGCCGCGCGCACCTGGGCTTCGTCTTCCAGGCGTTCAACCTGCTGCCGTACCTGACCGCGTACCAGAACGTCGAGCTGCCGCTGCGGCTCGCCGGGCGTCGCGTCGACCGCCGCGCCGTCGTCGAGGCGCTGGCTGAGGTGTCGATCGACGGCCGCGCGCACCACCTGCCCGCCGAGCTGTCCGGCGGGCAGCAGCAGCGGGTCGCCGTCGCCCGGGCGATGGTCGCCCGCCCCGCCGTCCTCTTCGCCGACGAGCCCACCGGCGCCCTGGACTCCGTGGCCGCCCGCGCGGTGCTCGACCTGCTCCGGCAGGCGGCCGACCGGCGCGGCCAGACCATCGTGATGGTCACCCACGACCCGGTCGCCGCCGCCCGTGCCGACTCCGTCGTCTTCCTCGCCGACGGCCGGCTCGTCGGCACCATGGCCGCACCGACCGCCGACGCCGTCGCCGGGCAGCTGGCCCACCTCGGCGAGCTGACGGCGGTGTCCCGGTGA
- a CDS encoding S8 family peptidase, whose translation MWSHRAGRSSSRRTIGVLAVAATAVVASAPAATADERVPTAEYVVAFTGSPEAAAASVQAAGGTVQDVTEQVGVALVTSDSASFLADVRARDGVAGAARNHAVGTSDPGMPHRYADERPSAADRAGGGGRGHGGHPWGHGPASEPLAELQWNMEMIGATPDAAHRRATGKGVDVGIMDTGIDAGHPDLARNVDAARSRNFTTDIPDIDGPCEVAPSCVDPADVDDEGHGTHVAGIVAADDNGFGIGGVAPDATLVNVRAGQDSGYFFLYETVAALVYSAEIRLDVVNMSFYTDPWLYNCTSRDEYLEGTVTDDELAEQRLVRELLTGALGYASARGVTLVGSAGNESTNLAAPTRTDETSPDYPPDAAQPRVVANTCMNLPSEGPNVISVSAVGPSTTKADYSNYGLGDVEIAAPGGWYRDLVGTPAYMTAGNLVLSSYPLRAAIEQGLATPDGQPVDDMSVRYCDAAGVCGFYSYLQGTSMAAPHVAGVAALVIDEFGRPTRHGGRALAPAIVAQVLARTAEDHPCPAGGVEDYTDEERDPAVFNAVCEGTTDVNGLYGEGIVDAAAAVGGR comes from the coding sequence ATGTGGTCTCACCGTGCCGGACGCAGCAGCTCCCGGAGGACCATCGGGGTCCTCGCCGTCGCGGCGACGGCGGTGGTCGCCTCGGCGCCCGCCGCGACCGCGGACGAACGCGTACCGACCGCCGAGTACGTCGTCGCCTTCACCGGCAGCCCGGAAGCGGCAGCAGCCTCCGTGCAGGCCGCCGGCGGCACGGTCCAGGACGTGACCGAGCAGGTCGGCGTCGCGCTGGTGACCTCGGACAGCGCCTCCTTCCTGGCCGACGTCCGGGCACGCGACGGGGTCGCCGGTGCCGCACGCAACCACGCGGTCGGCACGAGCGACCCCGGCATGCCGCACCGCTACGCCGACGAGCGCCCCTCGGCGGCCGACCGCGCGGGCGGCGGCGGACGGGGCCACGGGGGCCACCCCTGGGGGCACGGCCCGGCCAGCGAGCCCCTGGCCGAGCTGCAGTGGAACATGGAGATGATCGGGGCCACGCCGGACGCAGCGCACCGCCGGGCCACCGGCAAGGGCGTCGACGTCGGGATCATGGACACCGGGATCGACGCCGGCCACCCGGACCTGGCGCGGAACGTCGACGCCGCCCGCTCGCGGAACTTCACCACCGACATCCCCGACATCGACGGCCCCTGCGAGGTGGCGCCGAGCTGCGTGGACCCGGCGGACGTGGACGACGAGGGGCACGGCACCCACGTCGCCGGGATCGTCGCCGCCGACGACAACGGCTTCGGCATCGGCGGGGTGGCCCCGGACGCCACGCTGGTCAACGTGCGGGCCGGCCAGGACTCCGGCTACTTCTTCCTCTACGAGACGGTCGCCGCGCTGGTGTACTCGGCCGAGATCCGGCTCGACGTCGTGAACATGAGCTTCTACACCGACCCCTGGCTCTACAACTGCACCTCTCGGGACGAGTACCTGGAGGGCACCGTCACCGACGACGAGCTCGCCGAGCAGCGGCTCGTGCGCGAGCTCCTGACCGGAGCGCTCGGCTACGCGAGCGCGCGCGGGGTCACGCTCGTCGGCTCGGCCGGCAACGAGAGCACCAACCTCGCCGCACCCACCCGCACCGACGAGACCAGCCCGGACTACCCGCCGGACGCCGCTCAGCCGCGGGTGGTCGCGAACACCTGCATGAACCTGCCCAGCGAGGGGCCGAACGTGATCTCGGTGTCCGCGGTCGGGCCGTCGACCACCAAGGCCGACTACTCCAACTACGGCCTGGGCGACGTCGAGATCGCCGCCCCCGGCGGCTGGTACCGCGACCTCGTCGGTACGCCGGCCTACATGACGGCGGGCAACCTGGTCCTGTCCTCCTACCCGCTGCGGGCGGCGATCGAGCAGGGCCTGGCCACGCCGGACGGGCAGCCGGTCGACGACATGTCGGTGCGGTACTGCGACGCGGCAGGGGTCTGCGGCTTCTACAGCTACCTGCAGGGGACGTCGATGGCCGCACCGCACGTGGCCGGTGTCGCAGCGCTGGTCATCGACGAGTTCGGCCGGCCCACCCGGCACGGCGGACGTGCCCTCGCCCCCGCGATCGTGGCGCAGGTGCTCGCCCGGACGGCGGAGGACCACCCCTGCCCGGCCGGTGGGGTCGAGGACTACACCGACGAGGAACGCGACCCCGCCGTCTTCAACGCCGTCTGCGAGGGCACGACCGACGTCAACGGCCTGTACGGCGAGGGGATCGTCGACGCCGCGGCCGCGGTGGGAGGTCGCTGA
- a CDS encoding benzoate/H(+) symporter BenE family transporter: MAAVRAPSPDGVSRPVSAGVVSALVGFTSAFVVVLSGLAGVGASPDQAASGLLAVSVTMGLACVLLAVWTRMPITAAWSTPGAALLASTGAVEGGWPAAVGAFLVTGALVVLTGLVPQLGALITRIPASVAQAMLAGVLFQLCLGPVTGLAENPLAVAPVVAVWLLALRLMPRWAAPLAFLAAAVVIGVHVVTSGATIDRADLVPRVELTAPVFTVAAVVGIALPLYLVTMAAQNVPGVAVMKGLGYEVPWRRSMLVTGVGTVLGAPAGGHAINLAAISAALAAGPEAGEDRSRRWIASVTAGSVLVLLGIASSAVGSLVLLAPAGVVAAVAGLALLGTLAASLQAALARDDERIPAVVTFATAASGIAVAGVSAAFWALVAGLVARAVLRAGRETAVRPAPTRDTQGQQKARPGDLHR; the protein is encoded by the coding sequence GTGGCCGCTGTCCGTGCCCCGTCCCCGGACGGCGTCTCCCGCCCGGTGTCGGCCGGCGTGGTCTCCGCGCTCGTCGGCTTCACCAGCGCGTTCGTCGTGGTGCTCAGCGGGCTGGCCGGTGTCGGGGCGAGCCCCGACCAGGCCGCGAGCGGGCTGCTCGCCGTCAGCGTCACGATGGGCCTGGCCTGCGTCCTGCTCGCCGTGTGGACCCGGATGCCGATCACCGCGGCCTGGTCGACGCCCGGTGCCGCGCTGCTGGCCTCGACGGGGGCGGTCGAGGGCGGGTGGCCCGCCGCGGTCGGCGCCTTCCTCGTCACCGGCGCGCTGGTCGTGCTCACCGGGCTGGTGCCCCAGCTCGGCGCGCTCATCACCCGGATCCCGGCGTCCGTCGCCCAGGCGATGCTCGCCGGGGTGCTCTTCCAGCTCTGCCTCGGGCCGGTCACCGGGCTGGCCGAGAACCCGCTGGCGGTGGCACCGGTCGTGGCCGTCTGGCTGCTGGCCCTCCGCCTGATGCCGCGCTGGGCAGCACCGCTGGCCTTCCTCGCCGCCGCCGTCGTCATCGGCGTCCACGTCGTGACGTCGGGCGCCACGATCGACCGAGCCGACCTCGTGCCGCGGGTCGAGCTGACCGCCCCGGTGTTCACCGTCGCGGCGGTGGTCGGCATCGCGCTGCCGCTGTACCTGGTGACCATGGCCGCGCAGAACGTGCCCGGCGTCGCCGTGATGAAGGGCCTCGGCTACGAGGTGCCCTGGCGGCGGTCGATGCTGGTCACCGGCGTCGGCACCGTGCTCGGCGCGCCGGCCGGCGGGCACGCGATCAACCTGGCCGCGATCAGCGCGGCGCTGGCGGCGGGCCCGGAGGCCGGCGAGGACCGCTCGCGGCGGTGGATCGCCAGCGTGACCGCCGGGAGCGTCCTCGTGCTGCTCGGCATCGCCTCCTCGGCGGTCGGGTCGCTCGTGCTGCTGGCCCCGGCCGGCGTCGTGGCGGCCGTCGCTGGGCTCGCCCTGCTCGGCACGCTCGCCGCCTCGCTGCAGGCAGCGCTCGCCCGGGACGACGAGCGCATCCCGGCCGTCGTCACCTTCGCCACCGCGGCGTCCGGCATCGCGGTCGCGGGGGTGAGCGCCGCGTTCTGGGCACTCGTCGCCGGGCTCGTCGCCCGGGCCGTCCTCAGGGCCGGACGGGAGACCGCCGTCCGACCTGCGCCCACCCGCGACACGCAGGGACAGCAGAAGGCACGCCCGGGAGACCTTCACAGGTGA
- a CDS encoding TadE/TadG family type IV pilus assembly protein has translation MRWLRARLAGERGSAIVEFVFIALVVFLPLVYVVAGFSAVQRGVFAATEAAREAGRAMGTAPDPVSGQARAEAAVAIAVEDQSVEATDVVLAYAPAGAGCDAAGSYSPSLAPGEEFTVCVTVTVRVSLLPDFIDANTATGQFVVERDRYVDG, from the coding sequence GTGAGGTGGCTGCGGGCCCGGCTGGCGGGCGAGCGCGGCTCGGCGATCGTCGAGTTCGTGTTCATCGCGCTGGTGGTGTTCCTGCCGCTGGTCTACGTGGTGGCCGGCTTCTCGGCGGTGCAGCGCGGGGTGTTCGCCGCGACCGAGGCCGCGCGGGAGGCCGGGCGGGCGATGGGCACCGCGCCGGACCCGGTGAGCGGGCAGGCACGGGCCGAGGCGGCGGTGGCGATCGCGGTGGAGGACCAGTCGGTGGAGGCGACCGACGTGGTGCTGGCGTACGCGCCGGCCGGTGCCGGCTGCGATGCGGCGGGGAGCTACTCCCCGAGCCTGGCGCCGGGGGAGGAGTTCACCGTGTGCGTGACGGTGACCGTGCGGGTCTCGCTGCTGCCGGACTTCATCGACGCCAACACCGCGACCGGGCAGTTCGTCGTCGAGCGCGACCGCTACGTCGACGGCTGA
- a CDS encoding TadE/TadG family type IV pilus assembly protein: MRPERLTSAGDRERGSAVVDFVLVGVLVVALLLAVLQVAVYVHVRNVVVASAQEGARYAANADVPAEAGAARTLEVVGRATSAGTAAGLDCTSEQETDGSGLTLVVVRCTGAVPSLFAALGALLPLEATGRAVEEGP, translated from the coding sequence GTGCGCCCTGAGCGGCTGACCTCCGCGGGCGACCGCGAGCGGGGCAGTGCGGTCGTCGACTTCGTGCTGGTCGGGGTGCTGGTGGTCGCGCTGCTGCTGGCGGTGCTGCAGGTGGCGGTCTACGTGCACGTGCGCAACGTGGTCGTGGCCAGCGCCCAGGAGGGGGCCCGGTACGCGGCCAACGCCGACGTGCCCGCGGAGGCCGGCGCCGCGCGGACGCTGGAGGTGGTCGGGCGGGCCACGTCGGCGGGGACGGCGGCGGGCCTGGACTGCACCTCGGAGCAGGAGACCGACGGCAGCGGGCTGACGCTGGTCGTCGTCCGGTGCACCGGCGCGGTGCCCAGCCTGTTCGCCGCGCTCGGAGCGCTGCTGCCGTTGGAGGCGACCGGTCGCGCGGTGGAGGAGGGGCCGTGA
- a CDS encoding type II secretion system F family protein — MSAGVVGMLLGLGAAVGVLLVVSFSPPVRQVRLVDRLAPYVHDSPAPSRLLGTATQPGLLSAARRVFGPLLSDGARYVDRLLGGRVAVRRRLDALGTDTTVEDFRVEQVVWGGLGLLGAAVLATAGAAMAGSVNLLSVVLLCVAGLVGGVLGRDWWLTQQVQRREELLLAEFPVIAELLALAVTAGESPTAAIARVTRLSGGELARELGATLARARAGVPLVEALQQLADRTSLDALARFVDGLVVAIERGTPLAEVLRAQAADVREAGKRRLLEAGGRKEIAMMVPVVFLVLPVTVLFALFPGLISIVSLAQ, encoded by the coding sequence GTGAGCGCCGGTGTGGTCGGGATGCTGCTCGGGCTGGGCGCGGCGGTCGGCGTGCTGCTCGTCGTCTCGTTCTCGCCGCCGGTCCGGCAGGTGCGGCTGGTCGACCGGCTCGCGCCCTACGTGCACGACAGCCCGGCACCGTCCCGGCTGCTCGGCACCGCGACCCAGCCCGGCCTGCTCAGCGCCGCCCGGCGGGTCTTCGGTCCGCTGCTGTCCGACGGCGCGCGGTACGTCGACCGGCTCCTGGGCGGCCGGGTCGCCGTCCGGCGGCGGCTGGACGCGCTGGGTACCGACACCACCGTCGAGGACTTCCGGGTCGAGCAGGTCGTGTGGGGCGGGCTCGGGCTGCTGGGCGCAGCGGTGCTCGCGACGGCCGGGGCGGCGATGGCCGGGTCGGTGAACCTGCTGTCGGTCGTCCTGCTGTGCGTGGCCGGGCTGGTCGGCGGTGTGCTCGGCCGGGACTGGTGGCTCACCCAGCAGGTGCAGCGCCGCGAGGAGCTGCTGCTGGCCGAGTTCCCGGTGATCGCCGAGCTGCTGGCGCTGGCGGTGACCGCCGGCGAGAGCCCGACCGCGGCGATCGCCCGGGTCACCCGGCTGTCCGGCGGTGAGCTGGCCCGCGAACTCGGCGCCACGCTGGCCCGCGCCCGGGCCGGGGTGCCCTTGGTCGAGGCGCTGCAGCAGCTGGCCGACCGGACGTCGCTGGACGCGCTGGCCCGGTTCGTCGACGGCCTGGTCGTCGCGATCGAGCGCGGGACGCCGCTGGCCGAGGTGCTGCGGGCCCAGGCCGCCGACGTCCGGGAGGCCGGCAAGCGCCGGTTGCTGGAGGCAGGCGGCCGCAAGGAGATCGCCATGATGGTGCCGGTCGTGTTCCTGGTGCTGCCGGTCACCGTCTTGTTCGCCCTGTTCCCGGGGCTGATCAGCATCGTCTCGCTGGCGCAGTGA